ATCCGACGTCAGGTTGCCGCCGGTGCCGATCCGTTCGAGCAACCCCAGGAGCCGCTCGGCGTGTTTCGCGCCCGCCTCGAGCGCTTCCACGTTCGGCCGGGCGAGCCACGACCGGACGATGGCCGTCGCCGCGGAAACCGGCAGCGGCCGGGTCTGGAGCGCCGGATGAGTCGTGAACCTCAGGAATCCGAGAATCGTCACCCACGCAATGCCCACCAGCTCCTCGCCGTTGAGGCACTCTTCCCACACCGCTCGCGCCGACGCGTGCCGCGAGGCATCCGCGTCGTAGGCGTAGATCAGGAGGTTCAGGTCGGGAACGATCACCGGCGCA
This genomic window from Holophagales bacterium contains:
- a CDS encoding type II toxin-antitoxin system VapC family toxin translates to MIVPDLNLLIYAYDADASRHASARAVWEECLNGEELVGIAWVTILGFLRFTTHPALQTRPLPVSAATAIVRSWLARPNVEALEAGAKHAERLLGLLERIGTGGNLTSDAHLAAIAIEHGATLYSTDADFARFPGLSWTDPLRPVGDQGGPARSKRPRRLR